One window of the Populus trichocarpa isolate Nisqually-1 chromosome 9, P.trichocarpa_v4.1, whole genome shotgun sequence genome contains the following:
- the LOC18102228 gene encoding phototropin-2, translating into MEKPKTNSSTVDQPRRSIEVYDPHNINSVTSDGSGSIEVHAVEEGSGSISPTPTIKSTSGSSREPVNKWMAFETKSKITSDHDDDAISDEFNVCGSSNRVKAGKDDDHGTSSNHNNSSSNRQPSSSSSSNKILTEASIAARSAEWGLVVRSDVGEGTFKSTAIRSEQLEDDGGDTSKKNSFLVDSTRTSEEDGAGGVFPRVSQELKDALATLQQTFVVSDATKPDCPIMYASGGFFTMTGYSSKEIIGRNCRFLQGADTDRNEVAKIRDAVKNGTSYCGRLLNYKKNGTPFWNLLTVTPIKDDRGNAIKFIGMQVEVSKYTEGVNDKAFRPNGLPKSLIRYDARQKAKALDSITEVVQTLKHPKSPSRTASHDTSDHLDCLLPKSVDFDSFTLPSRLTPSNVSQSPTAKNSRKSPRIPLMGLKSQSIISAVKHEEPPAIEPEILMTKDIELSDGWDRAEWERDIRQGFHLATTLEHIENNFVITDPRLPDNPIIFASDGFLELTEYTREEILGRNCRFLQGPETDQSTVSKIRDAIREQREITVQLINYTKSGKKFWNLFHLQPMRDQKGELQYFIGVQLDGSDHVEPLRNRLSEATEQQSAKLVKATAENVDEAVRELPDANLRTEDLWAIHSQTVFPRPHKKDSPSWTAIQKITSRGEEIGLHHFKPIKPLGCGDTGSVHLVELQGAGELYAMKAIEKSMMLNPNKVHRACIEREIISHLDHPFLPTLYTSFQTSTHVFLITDFFPGGELFALLDKQPMNLFKEESARFYAAEVVIGLEYLHCLGMVYRDLKPENILLQKDGHIVLSDFDLSFLTSCKPQIIKHAPPNKRRRSRSQPPPTFVAEPVTQSNSFVGTEEYIAPEIITGMGHGSAIDWWALGVLLYEMLYGRTPFRGKNRQKTFANILHKDLTFPSSIPVSLPARQLINALLNRNPAIRLGSKTGANEIKQHPFFRGINWPLIRCMNPPLLDAPLQLISKDPKAKDVVPVHSMGLEIF; encoded by the exons ATGGAAAAACCAAAGACAAACTCTTCTACGGTTGATCAACCGCGGAGATCAATAGAGGTTTACGATCCTCATAATATTAATAGTGTTACAAGTGATGGCAGTGGATCAATAGAGGTCCATGCAGTGGAAGAGGGATCGGGATCAATATCTCCAACTCCAACTATCAAATCTACTTCCGGTAGCAGCAGAGAACCTGTGAACAAGTGGATGGCATTTGAAACAAAGTCCAAGATCACCTCTGATCATGATGACGATGCCATTTCAGATGAATTTAATGTGTGTGGGAGCAGTAATAGGGTTAAAGCTGGAAAAGATGATGATCACGGAACCTCATCTAATCATAATAATTCTTCTTCTAACCGAcaaccctcctcctcctcctcttcgaATAAGATACTAACCGAAGCTAGCATTGCAGCAAGGAGTGCAGAATGGGGATTGGTTGTGAGGTCAGATGTAGGAGAAGGTACTTTCAAATCTACAGCAATCAGATCAGAACAACTGGAAGATGATGGAGGAGATACAAGCAAAAAAAACTCGTTTTTGGTGGATTCGACGAGAACATCAGAGGAAGACGGAGCAGGAGGAGTCTTTCCAAGGGTATCCCAAGAGCTGAAGGATGCTCTGGCAACATTGCAGCAAACGTTTGTGGTCTCTGATGCCACCAAACCAGACTGCCCTATCATGTATGCAAGCGGTGGTTTTTTTACCATGACCGGCTATTCGTCAAAGGAAATTATTGGAAGGAACTG CCGGTTTCTGCAGGGAGCAGATACGGACCGGAATGAAGTGGCGAAGATACGAGATGCCGTCAAGAATGGGACAAGTTACTGTGGGAGGCTTCTCAACTACAAGAAGAATGGCACTCCTTTCTGGAATCTTCTCACCGTCACCCCTATCAAGGATGATCGTGGCAACGCTATCAAATTCATCGG AATGCAGGTGGAGGTCAGCAAATATACGGAAGGTGTTAACGACAAGGCTTTTCGCCCAAATGGATTGCCCAAGTCATTAATCCGCTATGATG CTCGTCAGAAGGCTAAGGCTTTGGATTCCATTACTGAAGTTGTCCAAACTCTCAAGCATCCCAAATCTCCCTCTCGCACTGCGAGTCATGACACTTCTGACCACCTCGATTGTCTTCTCCCTAAATCCGTCGATTTTGACAGCTTCACCCTCCCTAGTAGACTCACTCCAAGCAATGTCTCTCAATCCCCCACTGCCAAAAACTCCAGAAAATCACCTCGCATTCCCTTGATGGG GCTCAAATCTCAGTCTATAATTTCCGCGGTAAAGCATGAAGAACCACCAGCTATTGAGCCTGAGATTTTGATGACTAAAGACATTGAACTCTCTGACGGCTGGGACCGTGCTGAATGGGAAAGGGACATCCGCCAAGGATTTCATTTAGCTACCACATTGGAAcacattgaaaataattttgtgaTCACAGATCCTAGACTTCCTGATAACCCTATTAT ATTTGCTTCTGATGGCTTTCTTGAACTAACAGAATACACTCGAGAAGAAATTTTGGGAAGGAACTGTCG ATTTCTTCAAGGACCTGAAACAGATCAATCAACTGTCTCAAAGATAAGAGATGCCATCAGAGAACAAAGAGAAATCACTGTTCAATTGATCAACTACACCAAGAGTG GAAAGAAATTCTGGAACTTATTTCACTTGCAGCCTATGCGTGACCAAAAG GGTGAACTTCAATACTTCATTGGTGTTCAACTGGATGGAAGTGATCATGTGGAACCCCTGCGAAACCGCCTCTCAGAGGCAACAGAACAACAAAGTGCTAAGTTG GTTAAAGCTACTGCAGAAAATGTGGATGAAGCTGTTCGAGAACTTCCTGATGCCAACTTG AGAACCGAAGATTTGTGGGCAATTCATTCCCAGACTGTCTTTCCACGACCTCACAAAAAGGATAGTCCTTCTTGGACTGCAATACAAAAG ATCACTTCTCGTGGTGAAGAAATTGGGCTACATCATTTCAAGCCCATAAAACCCTTGGGCTGTGGTGATACTGGCAG TGTGCATTTAGTGGAACTTCAAGGTGCAGGGGAGCTGTATGCTATGAAGGCAATTGAAAAATCTATGATGCTAAACCCTAACAAG GTTCATCGAGCATGTATTGAGAGGGAAATCATTTCGCACTTGGATCATCCTTTTCTTCCAACACTGTATACTTCTTTTCAg ACTTCTACACATGTTTTCCTGATAACAGACTTTTTTCCTGGTGGGGAGTTATTTGCATT GCTTGACAAGCAACCCATGAATTTATTCAAGGAGGAATCTGCAAG GTTCTATGCTGCGGAGGTTGTGATTGGCTTGGAATATCTTCATTGTTTAG GAATGGTTTACCGTGACTTGAAGCCTGAAAATATTCTACTTCAGAAGGATGGACATATTGTTTTGAGTGACTTTGATTTGTCATTTTTGACATCCTGTAAACCACAA ATTATAAAGCATGCACCACCTAATAAGAGAAGAAGATCAAGGAGCCAACCACCACCAACATTTGTTGCGGAACCAGTAACACAATCAAATTCTTTTGTTGGGACTGAAGAATATATTGCTCCT GAAATAATCACAGGCATGGGCCACGGCAGTGCAATTGACTGGTGGGCTCTTG GTGTTTTGTTGTATGAAATGCTATATGGTCGTACACCTTTCAGGGGAAAGAACAGGCAAAAGACATTTGCCAACATTTTGCACAAAGATCTCACCTTCCCAAGCAGCATCCCT GTTAGTCTTCCTGCCAGACAATTGATTAATGCATTGCTGAACAGAAACCCTGCCATCCGATTAGGATCAAAAACTGGTGCTAATGAAATCAAACAACATCCTTTTTTCCGTGGAATTAATTGGCCTCTCATACGCTGCATG AACCCACCACTGTTGGATGCGCCTCTGCAATTAATCAGTAAAGATCCAAAGGCCAAGGATGTTGTGCCTGTACACTCTATGGGCCTAGAGATTTTTTAA